A part of Cannabis sativa cultivar Pink pepper isolate KNU-18-1 chromosome 6, ASM2916894v1, whole genome shotgun sequence genomic DNA contains:
- the LOC115724828 gene encoding zinc finger BED domain-containing protein DAYSLEEPER, producing the protein MAASVEDQMVSTNVETHMVTTHDETHLVTTHDDTHVVTTRVETQMISTPVDHQNHQMVNTDGEHQMVNTDGEHQMVNTDSEHQMVNTEAEHQMVNTEAEHQMVNTEAEHQMATAPMEDQMVEHQMVEHQMVSTPMEHQMVINHVEDQMVNTDSEHQMVNTEAEHQMVNTEAEHQMVNTDVEHQMATAPMEDQMVEHQMVEHQMVSTPMEHQMVINHVEDQMVTTPLEDKILETPDSEKMETPDEGKMLTPYEEKMLTPYEQKTPNSYENNEITNPETQPNKRRKKKSIVWEHFTIETVSAGCRRACCKQCKQSFAYSTGSKVAGTSHLKRHIAKGTCPALLRNQDKNQLSPYTPNSRAGNSPSDPPKRRYRTSSVPQIMFDPDRCRHEIARMIIMHDYPLHMVEHPGFLTFVQNLQPQFNMVSFNTVQGDCVATYLMEKQNLMKFIEGIPGRVCLALDLWTSSQSVGYVFITGHFIDSDWKLQKRLLNVVMEPYPDSDNAFSHAVAVCLHDWSLENKLFSLTYNQPLSDAALENLRPLLSIKNPLILNGQLLVGNCLARAFSSIAKDVLYEVHENVRKVRESVKFVKTSESHEEKFLELKQHLQVPSERTLSLDDQTQWNTTYQMLVAASELKEVFSCLDTSDPDYKAAPSMDDWKQVEIVCMYLKLLFDAVNILTTTTNPTAITFFHEVWKIQSELVRAATSEDPFINALTKRMQEKIDKYWKECSLALATAVVMDPRFKMKLVEFSFNKIYGEDAPTFIKVVDDGIHELFHEYVALPLPLTPTYAEEGNSGNSRTDEQQGGTLLSDNGLTDFDVYIMETTSQQMKSELDQYLDESLLPRVQEFDVLGWWKLNKLKYPTLSKMARDILSIPVSTLPSESIFDTTAKEMDGYRSSLRPETVEALICAKDWMQYGTAGVSNALVRMEY; encoded by the coding sequence ATGGCTGCATCTGTTGAAGACCAGATGGTCTCTACTAATGTTGAAACTCATATGGTCACCACTCATGATGAAACCCACTTGGTCACCACTCATGATGATACCCATGTAGTCACCACTCGTGTTGAAACTCAGATGATTTCTACTCCTGTTGACCACCAGAATCATCAGATGGTGAATACTGATGGCGAACACCAGATGGTGAATACTGATGGGGAACATCAGATGGTGAATACTGATAGCGAACACCAGATGGTGAATACTGAGGCCGAACACCAGATGGTGAATACTGAGGCCGAACACCAGATGGTGAATACTGAGGCCGAACACCAGATGGCCACCGCTCCTATGGAAGACCAGATGGTTGAACACCAGATGGTTGAGCATCAGATGGTCTCCACCCCCATGGAACACCAGATGGTCATCAACCATGTTGAAGACCAAATGGTGAATACTGATAGCGAACACCAGATGGTGAATACTGAGGCCGAACACCAGATGGTGAATACTGAGGCCGAACACCAGATGGTGAATACTGATGTTGAACACCAGATGGCCACCGCTCCTATGGAAGACCAGATGGTTGAACACCAGATGGTTGAGCATCAGATGGTCTCCACCCCCATGGAACACCAGATGGTCATCAACCATGTTGAAGACCAAATGGTGACTACTCCTCTTGAAGATAAGATTTTGGAGACCCCTGACAGTGAGAAGATGGAAACCCCTGATGAAGGCAAGATGCTAACCCCTTATGAGGAGAAGATGTTAACCCCTTACGAACAGAAGACTCCAAACTCGTATGAAAATAATGAGATAACTAATCCAGAAACTCAGCCTAACAAGCGGAGGAAGAAGAAGTCTATAGTCTGGGAGCACTTCACAATTGAAACTGTGAGTGCTGGATGTCGGAGGGCATGTTGTAAGCAGTGCAAGCAAAGTTTTGCATATAGTACAGGTTCGAAAGTTGCAGGTACAAGCCACCTAAAACGCCATATTGCAAAGGGTACCTGCCCTGCATTGCTTCGCAACCAGGATAAAAACCAGTTAAGCCCGTATACCCCTAACTCAAGAGCGGGCAATAGCCCTTCTGATCCACCAAAACGACGATACAGAACCAGTAGTGTGCCCCAAATTATGTTTGACCCTGATAGGTGCCGCCATGAGATTGCTAGGATGATCATTATGCATGATTACCCCCTTCATATGGTTGAGCATCCAGGGTTTTTAACTTTTGTTCAGAATCTTCAGCCGCAGTTCAACATGGTAAGCTTCAACACCGTCCAAGGGGATTGTGTTGCAACGTATCTAATGGAAAAGCAGAACCTTATGAAGTTTATTGAGGGCATACCAGGTCGTGTTTGCCTTGCCCTAGACTTGTGGACTTCAAGTCAAAGTGTTGGCTATGTTTTTATCACCGGTCACTTTATTGATAGTGATTGGAAGCTGCAAAAGAGACTTCTTAATGTTGTGATGGAACCATATCCGGACTCCGATAATGCCTTTAGCCATGCTGTTGCTGTTTGTCTTCATGATTGGAGTTTGGAGAACAAATTGTTTTCTCTTACATATAATCAGCCACTCAGTGATGCTGCACTTGAAAATCTGAGGCCACTACTGTCCATTAAAAACCCACTTATCCTCAATGGCCAATTATTGGTTGGGAATTGCCTTGCCCGTGCTTTTAGCAGTATTGCTAAGGATGTTTTGTATGAGGTTCATGAAAATGTCAGAAAGGTTCGGGAAAGTGTGAAGTTTGTGAAGACTTCAGAATCCCACGAGGAAAAATTCCTTGAGCTCAAGCAACATCTTCAGGTCCCAAGTGAAAGGACCCTGTCTCTAGATGACCAAACTCAATGGAATACAACTTATCAAATGCTAGTGGCTGCTTCCGAGTTAAAGGAAGTCTTCTCTTGCTTGGATACATCTGATCCCGATTACAAAGCAGCCCCGTCCATGGATGATTGGAAGCAGGTTGAGATAGTATGCATGTACTTGAAGCTTCTCTTTGATGCAGTTAACATCCTTACTACCACAACTAACCCAACTGCAATTACTTTCTTCCATGAAGTATGGAAGATTCAGTCAGAGCTCGTTCGTGCAGCTACAAGTGAAGATCCTTTCATTAATGCCTTGACGAAAAGAATGCAGGAAAAAATCGATAAATACTGGAAGGAGTGTAGCTTGGCTTTAGCAACTGCAGTAGTCATGGATCCTCGCTTCAAAATGAAGTTAGTTGAATTTAGTTTCAACAAAATCTATGGTGAAGATGCCCCCACATTTATCAAGGTAGTTGATGATGGAATTCATGAGCTTTTTCATGAATATGTGGCCCTTCCTCTGCCCTTGACTCCCACTTATGCCGAAGAAGGAAATTCGGGCAACAGTAGGACAGATGAACAGCAAGGAGGAACTCTTTTGTCAGACAACGGACTCACAGATTTTGATGTCTACATCATGGAGACCACAAGCCAACAGATGAAATCAGAGCTGGACCAGTATTTGGACGAGTCTCTGTTGCCTCGTGTCCAAGAGTTTGATGTGTTGGGGTGGTGGAAACTGAACAAACTGAAGTACCCAACTCTTTCAAAAATGGCTCGTGACATTTTGTCAATTCCAGTATCCACACTTCCTTCTGAATCTATATTTGATACCACTGCCAAAGAGATGGATGGGTACCGAAGTTCCTTGCGGCCTGAGACCGTCGAAGCCCTCATATGTGCAAAAGATTGGATGCAGTACGGTACAGCAGGCGTTTCAAATGCTCTTGTAAGAATGGAATATTGA